The Anas acuta chromosome 2, bAnaAcu1.1, whole genome shotgun sequence genomic interval ATGCCCAAGCCCTCCACCATCAGCTTGCAGTTATCCAGGGGCACATTCAGCTTGTTCTTGAAGATGAAGGCGCAGGTGAAGTCCTTGTTCAACTTCGCTGTTTCTGGCATctgacagaagaggaaaagaggtgTTAAGgatgccagagctgctgccgGTTCGCTCTGCCAAGGCAGGGTGTTTTCTGCACAACCCCCTTGATTTTGGAGCACCCGTGCAATGGAGCTGGTGTAGCCCCAGGAGACCAGTCTGCATCGGCGTCATGGGAGGGGACATGGGTGCCTCCTGAAACTGCTGCCCAGTTTCATCGCATTTTCCCTGCCGTTTCGGGACTTTTGCCCGGGatgccagcagagctgagacCCTAATCCCAGCTGAGTCTTGGGTTTGCTGCCTCACCTGGACCTGGATGGGGGGGTACTCGAAGCTCAGTGCTGCCTCCTTGGTCAGCTTCTCGGGTGTCCCCTGGATCTCGGCGATGGCGGTGACGTGGACGTGCTCTTCGTCTTCCGCTGCAGCCAGTGCCTTCATGTATGCATCAGGCTTGATCTTCAGAGGGACGCGCACCTCTGTGGGAGGGAGAACGTGACTTTATCACTCTTTATGGCACCCAGGAACCCATGGTAGGGTTGGCACTGGTGGCAGTGCCTGGAGGAACACAGGACAAAGCACGTTTCCTGAGGCCACCCTGCTCCTGGCCGGGCAGCCAGCAGGTAATGCCCTGCACATCCCATCTCCCCAAAGCAAATGCTGGCTCAGGCTCGCTCAGAAAGCACCagcagcaaagatttttttaacatttttttttccaagggtgACTCATGCTTGGAATGAGCAAGTGTTGTTAATTATTCATCGCTCATTAGTGTCTTCTTTGGCACATCGCAGTCACACTGCTGGGGATCAGCAATACAACCCAGGTTGCTCCAAGATACGCAACAAGCAGCAAACAGCCCCGGGGGGACCGGGCGGGCAGGCAGCCCTTCAACTGGAGTTTGCTTGGGTAAAGAATTCAGGAAATGCCACTCACTAGCGTCACAGTCAGCTCATCGACATTACAGCAGCATGACCaaggaagtaaaataaaaaaaaataattaaagagaaaaaaaaaggctgagataTTCAGCTGTCCAAATCCTGTGCTGGGGTCTCTGCTGCTTGATGCTCAGGCAGTGAGAACTGCGTGGTGCACGCCTCACCCGCACAGTGCAGATGTCTGTCTGACCACACTGATGGTTTCTAATCATTGCAGAGCCTTTGAGTTTTGAACCCTTCTGCAATGGGATCATAGTTTGTAACTAAGACTCCCAAATGCATCTgcaggagaggcaggtgacAGGCAGGCAATTTCTGCTCTTTGTGCAGCTGAGCCATGTGCTGACCTATAGTTATGCGTTGGCTCGAGTGAAACCCCAGACTGTCACATTAAATAACCTATAAAACATATCACAATACCCATGCCTACCGGATTTGCCTTCCAGCTTGACGGTCTCGTTGATATATCCAAGGCTAGCATCAACTTTCCCAGTGTAGgactgcagctggcaggagccAGTAAGAGCAACggtccagctcccagcagcagtgctctTCACTGTGACGACCACTTCGATGGGTTCACCAGGATACAAAGGTTTTTCGTTGGTTATCGCAAGCTCGACCCCGCTCTTGGGGACCACCTCATCTTGGCCAACAGCCCTGCCATCCACGTTGTCAAAGCCCACAGACATGGTACGCATCGCACCAAAACCTGAACGAGGTACCAGCCCTGAAGGTTGTAGGTAGGAAGTCGCTTTCTGCATGGATGCCCTTTCCTGTGGGCTGCCTgtgtgaaggaaaaaagctgTTTGAGAGCTGTATCCCAGTACCCTCAGCCAGAaccaccttcccttcccttgattcatgcttctgctgctgagcagtctGGGCACCAACCACCTCCAGCTTCAGCTCAGGACACCCCCTTTGTTTATGTCACCACTGGTAGCATTTTGGACCAGTGAGCATCTGGAAAAATTTTCCCCAAGGAAGTCACTTTTAAAGGCTCGATGCTCCTTAAATTTTCTAGCCTGAGATGTTCCCACTCCTCAAGGGGAAGGGTTTAATAGTCCATATGAAAGCTATGGACTTGTAGTTATGGGAACATAAAAGGGAAGGGTTCAGTAATCCAGCATGGCTGGATCTGAGGCAGGGAGAACCATGGGGAGGGAGTtatcatcatctttttttttccaatacgTTGTggggaatggaaaggaaaaaagcaataaaagaatCTGCAGTGTGTCAGACCACCAGGTTTGTCACTCAGACCCTCTCTCCCACAAGCCTGCAGGCTTGCCTGCCCCTGTCCCCAACGAGCAGCCTATAGATGTCACTGCAGCCATGAAGAtgcctgggagcagagctgcctcccTGGCTCTCCATCCCTGATGGGGTGGGTTTGACACAGCAGATGCGTTGTGGGGTGACCCACGCAGCCAGGGACCTCCTCGGCACTGCTTTGGGGGATGGGGGCAGTCACCTTCAGGGAACTTGTACTGCCGGGTGATGTCTTCCCGACGGTTCTGCCCCACGGCTTTTGTGCTGATGTTGGCGCCGATGCTCTGGCTCTCCACGTTCAGCTTGATGTACTTCCTGCTGCCGTTCTCCTCCTTGACAAGCCAGTAGACTTTGTCGCCGTTCACTTCGGCGTACACAAACTTGCTGTCGTAGGGCAAATACACCTCCCCATCTCGGATAGCCTTCAGTGGGCACGGGCCGCACTGGAAAATACCTAAAAATCACATTCAACACCATTTGCCTTGTCGAACATGAGCAGAGCCTCCAACTTTTATTCTACCACCCTGAGAAGGGTTATGTGGCCAGTTTTAGTAGCAAATACTCCTTCAACCCAGCTATAAAGCCCAAATTCCCCTACAATAGCTGtctggtatttattttatagaGGAACAAAGTCGGGTAAGAGCTTTTACATGTTTTCCACCCCTTAAATCATCTGGGGTGCTTTTGCCAAGGCTGggctcccttccctgccctaGGTACTGGCTGATTTTGTCAGGTCCAAACTCACTCAGCCCACTCAATGTCAATGCACCCATGGCCACACCATCTTTAGATGCACCCCGAATCCGAGGCcctcaaaaatgttttgtcagcacaaaaacatgtttatttacACATTCACATCCCCACAGTATCCTACTGGGCTTGTTTTCTGCCTGCCAGGAAACACCATTCCCTCCTTCCTGGGCTGAGATGGCAGGAGTGGGACCACCAGCTTTAGGGTGTCACTGCCTGGGTGCGGGAAGATGCGCAGGGGCAGCATGTGCTTTGCTGACTGGGGACCACAATTTCCACACAAAGTGTCCCTGGCTCCCTCAGGAATTGCAGAAGAGCCTTCCTAGGCCAATCCTACCTTGGCTTTGCTCCTGAGGGGTTGAATCGATTGCCTGCCAGCCATCAAACCCTGAAGGCAAGTCCTTCCGCTTCATCCAGACGTCGTTCCACACGTGGAAGTTCCTGCAAGAGTTTGGGTTGCAAAGAAAAGGAGTGCACTGTTATAGGCAGCAGCTGTGATCTCCTTGGCTTAGTCCTTCCAGAGGGCAGGTTTAATGGGGATTTGTGTGTAGCCCTATGAAACCCTGtgagctttctctctctccccagcaACAAACCCGAGGCAGAAGGGAAGCAGTCAGAGGAAAAGCTGCTGGGGTTGGGGAGCGCAGCGCTGCAGGGTGGCACAGCATGGGGGGCTAGGAAGGGTTGGCCCTCTTTGTCCGTACCAGACGGAGTCGACGGACATCCATTTCAGcttctctcccttttcattCAGGTAGACGTCAACTCTCAGGTTCTCATCTGTGTCGTGAGCCGAGTTGAAGTTGCTGACACTCCTGGCCGGGACCCCCAGGCAGCGCATGACTGTGACAGGGACAGACAAAACAGGGGGTCACAAAATCACCTCACCCAAGCCCCCGCTCAAGCTGGGGAGGCCAGGAGCACGTCCAGGTGGCTTCCGAATATCCCCAAGGAGGGATCcccaacctgtgccagtgccccaCAGCCCACGCAGCACAGAGGTGCTGCCTGGTGTTTAGAGGGAGCCTCCTGTCCTCCATTTTGTGCCCATcgcctcttgtcctggcacgGGGCACTGCTAGGAATAGCTGGGCTCTGATGGCTTCACTCCCTCCCGTGGGGTGTTTGTACCCATGGGTCAGGcctcagagccttctccacACCAGGCcgagcagtcccagctccctccttaCATGACAGATGCCTCAACCCCTTCATGAAAACACCAGGACCAAGAGCATGTAGAGGTTTCCCCACCACCTCTGGAGCCTGGGGGTTTGGTAATTTGGGTCACTAGCGCAGTAATTAGGATATCAGGCAGAGAGACAGTTCACCCTTTACCTGTAGTGAGGACTCCTGAGAAGACCCAGCATTGACCGAAACCAACTGGCTTCTTCGTCTTGTAATACTGCTGCAGAATGGCAACACTCCCAATCCATTCCATGGGAGAGGTCCCGTTTTCGTACTTCCCTGACCAGTTCCCCAGAAGGACACCGTTTTCATCATTGGAATTCACCTATGGCCACACACATGCAGAAGAGACAGATTCAGGGATGAGGCCAAATGAGGTTTAAACCTTGGGGTCCGTGCCTGGTTCACAACTCCCCAACAAGGCTGCTGACACCGGCTGGGGGCTTCCCTGCTTGGAGACCCTTCAGAGTTTCCAGATATCCAGATCTCTGGATATCCAGAGGGGGAGATGGCACTGCTGCTCAGGGCAGCCATAGCACACACAGCATTTTGCATCCTAGAGCCCAGGGATCCCAGAAGGATCCCACCACAGAGAGAATTTGCCCCTCAAAACACAGTGTTGGCTGGGGAAGGACAACCACCAGGGCAGCTGCAAGCTTTAGAGACagggaaatgtattttgctTGCCTCTTCCCTCCACCCAAAATGCCTCTGGCTCTTTCCTTGCAGTTTTGGATTCATCCTGAAATGGTGTTCAAAtccccaaggaaaaaaatagcaagcaagaaggaggagggaaagcagGAGGGGCAAATCACTTCTGCTCTGAGAGAACCATACCAAAGCAGACATGGCTCTGGACACAATCACAGGATCCCTTCTACTGCTCATCTTCAGTTTACTTTTGTCCAGCAGGTACATGCAGGCATCCAGGATGGATTCCTCAAactgttttggaaagaaaatggagaaattttTACACATCTCTGAAACAGAATTTGCTCAATCAACATGAAGTCTACCTAGGTACTTGAAGGAAACCGTCTGACTAGACCCAACTTCTGAACTTCCTTTATGACATTGAATGAACCTAGTTCTGGAGCCCATGGGGTGTCCTAAAGCTGTTCTCTCCAAAGAAGAGCTTAAATGAAAACCCACCATGAGTGAAAAAAGCCTGCACCATGTGTCTTGCAAGCATAGGTGGAACCTGACCCAGCAACTCTTTACTCCTGTGAGTAGTCCTAAGTCACCTAAGTCATCTCCCTGAAGCCTTGGACATTACTCACttgaataatgaaaatgaataatgaaaattcAAGACAGCTACAGATATTCAGTCTATTGGCATAGGTATGAAatagactggggaaaaaaaaaaaaaaaaaagagtacctAAATGCAAATTATTATAGCAAAAGGTTCCT includes:
- the TGM4 gene encoding protein-glutamine gamma-glutamyltransferase 4 — its product is MTESDLKVTNVDFLKSQNSVQHHTDAYETTSLVVRRGQAFLLQLTLSRALRASDKLALNFSIGERPMKPLGTLMSLNPRSTRDTGGWHITVAKSSGTECLLSVTSAADAPVGKYSLSVKTGSNIYKPENNTIYLLFNPWCETDVVFLSNEAERNEYVLNDTGYIYVGSVYSIHGRPWNFGQFEESILDACMYLLDKSKLKMSSRRDPVIVSRAMSALVNSNDENGVLLGNWSGKYENGTSPMEWIGSVAILQQYYKTKKPVGFGQCWVFSGVLTTVMRCLGVPARSVSNFNSAHDTDENLRVDVYLNEKGEKLKWMSVDSVWNFHVWNDVWMKRKDLPSGFDGWQAIDSTPQEQSQGIFQCGPCPLKAIRDGEVYLPYDSKFVYAEVNGDKVYWLVKEENGSRKYIKLNVESQSIGANISTKAVGQNRREDITRQYKFPEGSPQERASMQKATSYLQPSGLVPRSGFGAMRTMSVGFDNVDGRAVGQDEVVPKSGVELAITNEKPLYPGEPIEVVVTVKSTAAGSWTVALTGSCQLQSYTGKVDASLGYINETVKLEGKSEVRVPLKIKPDAYMKALAAAEDEEHVHVTAIAEIQGTPEKLTKEAALSFEYPPIQVQMPETAKLNKDFTCAFIFKNKLNVPLDNCKLMVEGLGMFKMATFEEGDVQPGRIIKSEVICTPTRAGEKKIVAKLTSNQVKTISVEKAITITH